From the genome of Flavobacterium luteolum, one region includes:
- the dnaE gene encoding DNA polymerase III subunit alpha, producing the protein MYLIFDTETTGLPKRWDAPITDSDNWPRCIQIAWQLHDEMGQLIEHQDYLVKPEGFNIPYDAERIHGISTELAEADGITLAEVLEKFNIALSKTKFIVGQNLGFDVNIMGAEFHRMGVESQMASMPVLDTCTEVTASLLQLPGGRGGKFKLPTLTELHSYLFDQPFAEAHNATADVEATTRCFLELVRREVFTKEELDVPKEYFKEFQERNAEPFKLIGLKHINLKAASDKIREQLKALAGEGQQTVVSEEDKADFKAAKFAHLHNHTQFSVLQSTIGIGNIVAASAKNGMPAVAMTDTGNMMGAFHFVSAVMNHNKAASGKNKALVEAGEEPTETEVKPIVGCEFNICENHLDKSKKDNGYQVVLMAKNKAGYHNLAKMASIAYTDGFYYVPRIDRKIVEQYKGDIMVLSGNLYGEIPSKILNIGENQAEEALIWWKEQFGEDFYLEVMRHNQEDENRVNKTLIEFSQKHNVKLIATNNTYYLNKEDANAHDILLCVKDGEKQATPIGRGRGYRYGLPNQEYYFKSQDEMKKLFADLPEAIINIQEIIDKVEGYSLYRDVLLPKFEIPDEFMVPEDEEDGGVRGENKYLRHLTMEGAKRRYGEITESIQERLDFELMTISNSGYPGYFLIVQDFIAEARKMDVSVGPGRGSAAGSAVAYCLGITNIDPIKYDLLFERFLNPDRVSMPDIDIDFDDEGRGRVMEYVINKYGQKQVAQIITYGKMATKSAIRDTARVLDLPLFEADRIAKLIPGMMPSKWNLARFISESEEEVKKALRSDEFDNVKELIAIANEDDLAGETIQQAKILEGSMRNTGIHACGVIITPSDITNYVPVTTAKDSDLYVTQFDNSVAESAGLLKMDFLGLKTLTLIKDTVKLVKYRTNIDLDPDTFPIDDEETYALFQRGETVGIFQYESPGMQKYMKDLKPTVFGDLIAMNALYRPGPLEYIPSFVRRKNGDEEIKYDLDACAEYLSETYGITVYQEQVMLLSQSLAGFTKGEADVLRKAMGKKQKDVLDKMKPKFVEQAAAKGHDAKVLEKIWKDWEAFASYAFNKSHSTCYAWIAYQTAYLKAHYPAEYMAAVLSNNMNDIKQVSFFMEECKRMGLQVLGPDVNESYYKFTVNDDYAVRFGMGAIKGVGSGAVETIVENRKDGRYKSIFDLAKRIDLRAANKKAIENLALAGGFDSFEGTTRAQYFHDDGDGITFYEKAMRYGSKFQENENSSQVSLFGETSEVQIAEPVVPPCEDWSTMEKLAKEKEVVGIYISGHPLDDFRFEMKYFCNSRLESLKSMNEYVGKNLMFAGIINNVQHRVAKNGKGWAAFNLEGYDESYEFKIFGEEYLKFRHFLIQNNFAFLKIMIKDGWVNHDTGKKTDPRMQFVEIRQLQDILEAFAKKLIVLLNIKDLHPEFIHKLSHLFAENKGENSVTFEIMELEKIKRLVEVETPTDFEADDAVFQTENENEDSAMEDTKIQEVNEVEEIKVVTKLTMPSRRLKVRISTELLQELEKMQINFKLN; encoded by the coding sequence ATGTATTTAATATTCGATACCGAAACAACCGGATTACCAAAACGCTGGGATGCCCCAATAACCGATTCTGATAACTGGCCTCGCTGTATACAAATTGCTTGGCAGCTTCATGACGAAATGGGACAGCTTATCGAGCATCAGGATTATTTGGTAAAACCTGAAGGATTTAATATTCCGTATGATGCCGAGCGTATTCACGGAATCTCAACTGAATTGGCTGAAGCCGATGGAATCACTTTGGCCGAAGTTTTAGAGAAATTCAATATTGCCTTAAGCAAAACCAAATTTATCGTTGGACAGAATTTAGGTTTCGACGTTAATATTATGGGAGCCGAATTTCATAGAATGGGAGTGGAGTCTCAAATGGCTTCAATGCCTGTTTTGGATACTTGTACCGAAGTTACCGCTTCGTTATTGCAGCTTCCTGGAGGTCGTGGAGGAAAATTCAAACTTCCAACTTTGACCGAATTACACAGCTATCTTTTCGATCAGCCTTTCGCGGAAGCGCACAACGCAACTGCCGACGTTGAGGCAACTACGCGTTGTTTTTTGGAATTGGTTAGAAGAGAGGTTTTTACAAAAGAAGAATTAGATGTTCCGAAGGAATATTTCAAAGAATTTCAGGAAAGAAATGCGGAGCCATTTAAGTTAATTGGTTTAAAACACATTAATTTAAAAGCAGCTTCTGATAAAATCAGGGAACAGCTTAAAGCTTTAGCTGGAGAAGGTCAGCAGACCGTTGTTTCAGAAGAAGATAAAGCTGATTTCAAAGCAGCAAAATTTGCACACTTGCACAATCACACACAGTTTTCGGTACTTCAATCTACTATCGGAATTGGGAATATAGTTGCCGCTTCCGCTAAAAACGGAATGCCTGCCGTTGCAATGACGGATACAGGAAACATGATGGGAGCTTTCCATTTTGTGAGCGCTGTTATGAATCACAACAAAGCCGCATCTGGAAAAAATAAAGCTTTGGTTGAAGCTGGAGAAGAACCAACAGAAACCGAAGTAAAACCAATTGTAGGTTGCGAATTTAATATTTGTGAAAATCACTTAGATAAAAGCAAAAAAGACAACGGTTATCAGGTTGTTTTGATGGCTAAAAACAAAGCAGGATATCACAACTTGGCCAAAATGGCTTCGATTGCGTATACTGATGGATTTTATTATGTTCCGAGAATTGACCGCAAAATTGTCGAGCAATACAAAGGTGATATCATGGTTTTGTCTGGGAATTTATACGGAGAGATTCCGAGTAAAATCTTGAACATTGGTGAAAATCAAGCTGAAGAAGCTTTAATTTGGTGGAAAGAACAATTTGGCGAAGATTTCTATCTTGAAGTAATGCGCCACAATCAGGAAGATGAAAATCGTGTAAACAAAACCCTGATTGAGTTTTCTCAAAAACACAACGTCAAATTAATTGCGACTAACAATACCTATTATTTAAATAAAGAAGATGCCAATGCTCACGATATTTTACTTTGTGTAAAAGATGGTGAAAAGCAGGCAACACCTATTGGACGTGGACGTGGTTACCGTTACGGACTTCCAAATCAGGAATACTACTTCAAGTCGCAAGACGAGATGAAAAAGCTTTTTGCTGATTTGCCGGAAGCGATTATCAATATTCAGGAAATTATTGATAAGGTTGAAGGATATTCATTGTATCGAGATGTATTACTTCCGAAATTCGAAATCCCTGACGAATTTATGGTTCCCGAAGATGAAGAAGATGGTGGTGTAAGAGGGGAAAATAAATATTTGCGACACCTTACGATGGAAGGTGCCAAAAGACGTTATGGCGAAATTACCGAATCGATTCAGGAACGTTTGGATTTTGAGTTAATGACGATTTCAAACTCAGGATATCCGGGTTACTTTTTGATTGTACAGGATTTCATCGCTGAGGCGAGAAAAATGGACGTATCAGTAGGGCCTGGTCGTGGATCTGCAGCGGGTTCTGCCGTTGCGTATTGTCTGGGAATTACCAATATTGACCCAATTAAATACGACTTGCTTTTTGAGCGTTTCCTAAATCCTGACCGTGTATCGATGCCCGATATTGATATCGACTTTGATGACGAGGGTCGTGGACGTGTAATGGAATACGTAATCAATAAATACGGTCAAAAACAGGTTGCTCAGATTATCACTTACGGTAAAATGGCAACCAAATCGGCGATTCGTGATACGGCGCGTGTACTGGATTTACCACTGTTTGAAGCCGATAGAATTGCAAAACTGATTCCAGGAATGATGCCGTCAAAATGGAATTTGGCACGTTTTATTTCTGAAAGTGAAGAAGAAGTCAAAAAAGCCCTTCGTTCTGACGAATTTGATAACGTAAAAGAATTAATTGCGATTGCCAATGAAGATGATTTGGCAGGAGAAACCATTCAGCAGGCAAAAATCCTTGAAGGATCGATGCGTAACACGGGAATTCACGCCTGCGGGGTAATCATTACGCCGTCGGATATTACGAATTACGTTCCCGTAACAACAGCAAAAGATTCTGATTTATATGTAACACAGTTCGATAACTCGGTTGCAGAAAGTGCCGGATTGCTGAAAATGGACTTCTTGGGTCTGAAGACCCTTACACTGATAAAAGATACCGTAAAACTGGTAAAATATAGAACCAATATTGATCTTGATCCCGATACCTTTCCGATTGATGATGAGGAAACGTACGCGCTTTTCCAAAGAGGTGAAACCGTTGGAATCTTCCAATACGAGTCGCCTGGGATGCAGAAATACATGAAAGATCTGAAGCCAACGGTTTTTGGAGATTTAATTGCCATGAACGCCTTGTATCGTCCGGGACCTTTGGAGTATATTCCGTCTTTCGTTCGAAGAAAAAATGGCGACGAGGAAATCAAATACGATTTAGATGCCTGTGCCGAATATTTATCAGAGACGTACGGAATTACAGTATACCAAGAGCAGGTAATGCTTTTATCTCAGTCTTTGGCAGGATTTACAAAGGGTGAGGCCGACGTCTTGCGTAAAGCGATGGGTAAGAAACAAAAAGACGTACTGGATAAAATGAAGCCGAAGTTCGTTGAGCAAGCGGCAGCAAAAGGTCACGATGCAAAGGTTCTAGAGAAAATTTGGAAAGACTGGGAAGCCTTTGCGAGTTACGCCTTCAACAAATCGCACTCGACTTGTTATGCTTGGATTGCCTACCAAACGGCTTATTTGAAAGCGCATTACCCTGCAGAATATATGGCAGCGGTACTTTCGAACAACATGAACGATATCAAACAGGTTTCTTTCTTCATGGAAGAATGTAAACGTATGGGATTGCAGGTTCTTGGGCCAGACGTAAACGAATCGTACTATAAATTTACCGTAAACGATGACTACGCAGTTCGTTTCGGAATGGGAGCGATTAAAGGTGTTGGTTCTGGAGCTGTAGAAACCATTGTTGAAAACAGAAAAGACGGAAGATATAAATCAATTTTTGATTTGGCAAAGCGAATTGATTTGCGTGCAGCCAATAAAAAAGCGATTGAGAATTTAGCACTTGCCGGAGGTTTCGATTCATTTGAAGGAACAACCAGAGCGCAATATTTCCACGACGATGGAGACGGAATTACTTTCTACGAAAAAGCCATGCGTTACGGATCGAAATTTCAGGAAAATGAAAACTCTTCTCAAGTAAGTTTATTTGGAGAAACTAGTGAAGTGCAAATTGCAGAACCTGTTGTGCCACCATGCGAAGACTGGAGCACTATGGAAAAACTGGCAAAAGAAAAAGAGGTTGTTGGGATTTATATTTCTGGACATCCGCTTGACGATTTTAGGTTTGAAATGAAATACTTCTGTAATTCTCGTTTGGAATCGCTGAAAAGTATGAATGAGTATGTTGGAAAGAACCTAATGTTTGCTGGAATTATCAATAACGTTCAGCACCGTGTTGCTAAAAACGGAAAGGGCTGGGCAGCTTTCAATTTAGAAGGTTATGATGAAAGTTATGAGTTTAAGATTTTTGGGGAAGAATATTTGAAATTCCGCCATTTCTTGATTCAGAATAATTTTGCCTTTTTGAAAATAATGATAAAAGATGGCTGGGTAAATCATGATACGGGTAAAAAAACAGATCCGAGAATGCAGTTTGTCGAGATTCGCCAATTGCAGGATATTTTGGAAGCTTTCGCCAAAAAGCTAATCGTTTTAT